One segment of Microtus ochrogaster isolate Prairie Vole_2 unplaced genomic scaffold, MicOch1.0 UNK15, whole genome shotgun sequence DNA contains the following:
- the Fbxw9 gene encoding F-box/WD repeat-containing protein 9 codes for MELPSGRCGDPRSCDDESDPEPDPDPDAQAEAYVARVLTPPKPGLTPRRSSLKSTLSASLGAPERKAAPRVPAVRLPGLLSLPPELLLEICAYLDARVVLHVLPCVCQALNDLVRDHVTWRLRAQRRVRAPYPVVEEEDFDWPAACIELEQHLARWAEDGQRAEYFCLADGHFASIDAVLLLQGGALCLSGSRDRNVNLWDLRHLGKEPNRVLVKALGTQGNSTHKGWVWSLAAQDHRVCSGSWDSTVKLWDMAADGQQFGEIKGKAAVLCLSYQPDILVTGTYDKKVTTYDPRAGLALVKSRRLHSSAVLAVLADDRYIISGSEDHSLVVFDRRANRVLQRLQLDSYLLCMSYQEPQLWAGDNQGLLHVFANRDGCFQLVRSFDVGHQSQITGIQHSLGTLYTTSTDKTIRVHVPTDPPRTICTRSHHNVLNGICAEGNVVVAASGGLSLEVWRLLA; via the exons ATGGAGCTTCCCTCGGGGCGGTGTGGGGATCCTCGGTCCTGTGACGATGAGTCGGACCCCGAGCCAGACCCGGACCCTGACGCTCAGGCTGAGGCCTACGTAGCCCGTGTTCTCACCCCGCCCAAACCTGGCCTGACCCCGCGGCGCTCGTCGCTGAAGTCCACGCTCTCCGCGTCTCTGGGCGCGCCGGAGCGAAAGGCTGCCCCCAGAGTCCCGGCCGTGCGCCTGCCTGGCCTACTGAGCCTTCCCccggagctgctgctggagatcTGCGCCTACCTGGATGCACGGGTCGTGCTCCACGTCCTGCCGTGCGTGTGCCAAGCACTCAACGACCTTGTGCGTGATCATGTCACCTGGAGGCTACGCGCTCAGCGCCGCGTACGCGCACCCTACCCAGTGGTGGAAG AGGAGGACTTTGACTGGCCAGCCGCCTGCATCGAGCTGGAACAGCACCTGGCCCGCTGGGCAGAGGATGGACAGAGAGCCGAGTACTTCTGCCTAGCTGATGGGCACTTTGCTTCCATTGATGCAGTGTTGCTGCTCCAG GGTGGGGCACTGTGTTTGTCAGGCTCCCGAGATCGCAACGTCAACCTGTGGGACCTACGACATCTAGGGAAGGAGCCTAATCGAGTTCTGGTGAAGGCCTTGGGCACCCAGGGCAATAGCACACACAAG GGCTGGGTGTGGTCGTTAGCAGCACAGGACCACCGTGTGTGCTCCGGCTCTTGGGACAGCACTGTGAAGCTGTGGGACATGGCAGCTGATGGGCAGCAGTTTGGCGAGATCAA GGGCAAGGCGGCAGTGCTGTGCCTCTCCTACCAACCTGACATCCTCGTGACTGGTACCTATGACAAGAAGGTGACCACCTATGATCCCAGAG CTGGCTTGGCTCTGGTGAAGAGCCGGAGGCTGCATTCGAGTGCTGTGCTAGCCGTGCTGGCAGATGACAGGTATATCATCTCAGGCAGTGAGGACCACAGTCTTGTGGTATTTGATCGCCGAGCCAACAGAGTCCTGCAGCGGCTGCAG CTGGACTCCTATCTGCTCTGCATGTCCTACCAGGAGCCCCAGCTCTGGGCAGGTGACAACCAGGGCCTGCTGCACGTCTTCGCCAACCGAGATGGTTGCTTCCAGCTTGTCCGG TCCTTTGATGTGGGTCACCAGTCTCAGATCACAGGGATCCAGCACTCGCTGGGGACTTTGTATACAACATCTACTGACAAGACCATTCGG GTTCACGTGCCCACAGACCCACCTAGGACCATCTGTACCAGAAGCCACCACAATGTATTGAATGGG ATCTGTGCTGAGGGTAACGTGGTGGTGGCTGCCTCTGGTGGCCTGTCGCTGGAGGTCTGGAGGCTGCTGGCCTAA
- the Gng14 gene encoding putative guanine nucleotide-binding protein G(I)/G(S)/G(O) subunit gamma-14, whose protein sequence is MSSKVATGSDIGQARRAVEQLRMEAGINRIKVSKAATDLLQFCTEQAKSDPFLVGIPAATNPFKEKKPCAIL, encoded by the exons ATGTCCAGCAAggtggccactggcagtgacatcGGACAGGCCCGCCGGGCAGTGGAGCAGCTGCGGATGGAAGCAGGCATCAACCGCATAAAG GTGTCTAAGGCAGCCACAGACCTGCTGCAGTTCTGCACGGAGCAGGCCAAGAGCGACCCCTTCCTTGTGGGCATCCCCGCTGCCACCAACCCCTTCAAGGAAAAGAAGCCCTGTGCTATCCTATGA
- the Dhps gene encoding deoxyhypusine synthase, translating to MEGTSQGAAPSAALAAVLKHSSALPPESAKVQGYDFNRGVDYQALLEAFGTTGFQATNFGRAVQQVNAMIEKKLEPLPEDEDHHEDLTQSRRPLTGCTIFLGYTSNLISSGIRETIRYLVQHNMVDVLVTTAGGVEEDIIKCLAPTYLGEFSLSGKELRENGINRIGNLLVPNDNYCKFEDWLMPILDQMVLEQNTEGVKWTPSKMISRLGKEINNPESVYYWAYKNHIPVLSPALTDGSLGDMIFFHSYKNPGLVLDIVEDLRLINMQAIFAKRSGMIILGGGMVKHHIANANLMRNGADYAVYINTAQEFDGSDSGARPDEAVSWGKIRMDAQPVKVYADASLVFPLLVAKTFAQKADAFTTEKNED from the exons ATGGAGGGGACCTCGCAGGGGGCGGCGCCCTCCGCGGCGCTGGCCGCCGTGCTCAAGCACAGCTCGGCCTTGCCGCCCGAGAGCGCCAAGGTGCAAGGTTACGACTTCAACCGCGGCGTAGATTACCAGGCACTTTTGGAGGCCTTCGGCACCACCGGCTTCCAGGCTACCAACTTTGGGCGCGCGGTGCAGCAAGTCAACGCCATG ATTGAGAAGAAGCTGGAGCCGCTACCAGAAGATGAAGACCATCACGAAGATCTGACGCAGAGCCGCCGCCCACTCACTGGCTGCACCATTTTCTTGGGCTACACATCCAACCTCATCAGTTCGGGCATCCGGGAGACCATTCGCTACCTCGTGCAGCACAACATG GTGGATGTGTTGGTGACCACTGCTGGAGGCGTGGAAGAAGATATCATCAAGTGCCTGGCACCCACTTACCTTGGCGAGTTCAGCCTCAGTGGGAAGGAGCTCCGGGAGAATGGTATCAACAG GATTGGGAACCTGCTGGTGCCAAACGATAATTACTGCAAGTTTGAGGACTGGCTCATGCCCATTCTGGACCAGATGGTGCTGGAACAGAACACAGAG GGTGTGAAGTGGACACCTTCCAAGATGATCTCCCGACTTGGCAAGGAGATCAACAACCCAGAGTCTGTGTATTATTGGGCTTATAAG AACCACATTCCTGTGCTGAGCCCTGCGCTCAcagatggctcactgggtgaCATGATCTTCTTCCATTCCTACAAAAACCCAGGCTTAGTTTTGGACATCGTTGAAG ACCTACGACTCATCAACATGCAGGCCATTTTCGCCAAGCGCTCCGGCATGATCATCCTGGGTGGAGGTATGGTGAAGCACCACATCGCCAATGCTAACCTCATG CGGAATGGGGCTGACTATGCTGTCTACATCAACACAGCCCAGGAGTTTGATGGTTCAGACTCAGGAGCCCGGCCAGATGAGGCTGTCTCTTGGGGCAAGATCCGGATGGatgctcagccagtaaag GTCTATGCTGATGCTTCTCTGGTCTTCCCCCTGCTGGTTGCTAAGACTTTTGCCCAAAAGGCAGATGCCTTCACAACTGAGAAGAATGAGGACTAA